In one Plasmodium vivax chromosome 4, whole genome shotgun sequence genomic region, the following are encoded:
- a CDS encoding Nucleosomal binding protein 1, putative (encoded by transcript PVX_002510A), which translates to MKEKIKGYLSTINIFVFTLFICVCKTYNHSTFTNGPLCKNPFLENALKPRCNRIIAKHDPSMPLLALNGKYASTQSIVAANEALMKIEKKKKEQVDKIKKEHEKDVQKLKEIGKELREAELKVAQKIKEQEVKLRKEEAKAEKKKKEKEKKLKKEAEKAEKKRKEKEDKLKKEAEKAEKKRKANEEKLKKEAEKAEKKRKANEERMKKEAAKAEKLRKKQEKKLKKEAAKAEKKLKEQEKKAKKEKKKAEKMKKNLEKAAKKQKAKENEIRKKEEKNLKKKKKEEAKMKKEQQKEQKKRKEEEKKAAENMRKEQEVAEKKRKEDEKAAEKKKKEDEKAAEKRRKEQEVADKKRKEEEKAAEKKRKENEKAAEKKKKEDEKAAEKRRKEQEAAEKKRKEEEKAAEKKRKEEEKAAEKKRKEEEKAAEKKRKEDEKEAEKKRKEEEAAEKKRKEEEKEAEKKRKEEESKMDQNVVDTQMNMGVDQPGLKRQIGGLPEKEEDESSSTGE; encoded by the exons atgaaagaaaaaattaaaggctACCTATCTAccataaacatttttgtatttaccCTATTCATATGCGTATGCAAAACCTACAACCAT agTACCTTTACGAATGGCCCTTTATGTAAGAATCCCTTCTTAGAGAACGCGCTAAAGCCAAGATGCAATCGAATAATAGCAAAGCACGACCCTTCAATGCCATTATTGGCATTAAATGGGAAATATGCTAGCACACAAAGTATAGTTGCGGCAAATGAAGCGCTCatgaaaattgaaaaaaagaagaaggagcaagtagacaaaataaagaaggaACACGAAAAGGATGTACAAAAGTTGAAGGAAATAGGAAAGGAGCTGAGAGAGGCAGAGTTGAAAGTTGCCCAAAAGATTAAAGAACAGGAAGTTAAGCTAaggaaagaagaagcaaaggctgaaaagaagaagaaagaaaaagagaaaaaattgaaaaaggaagcagaaaaagcagaaaaaaagaggaaagaaaaagaggataaattgaaaaaggaagcagaaaaagcagaaaaaaagaggaaagcaaatgaagagaaattgaaaaaggaagcagaaaaagcagaaaaaaagaggaaagcaaatgaagagagaatgaaaaaggaagcagccAAAGCTgaaaaattgaggaaaaaacaagaaaagaaattgaaaaaggaagCTGCAAAAGCtgaaaaaaagttgaaagaacaagaaaaaaaagctaaaaaggaaaagaaaaaggctgaaaagatgaagaagaatttAGAAAAGGCtgcaaaaaaacagaaagcgaaagaaaatgaaatcaggaagaaggaagagaaaaatttaaagaagaagaaaaaagaagaagctaagatgaagaaggagcagcaaaaagaacaaaaaaaaagaaaggaggaggaaaaaaaagcagctgaGAATATGCGCAAGGAACAAGAAGTGgctgagaaaaaaagaaaagaagacgAAAAGGCAgctgagaaaaagaaaaaagaagacgaaAAGGCAGCTGAGAAAAGGCGCAAGGAACAGGAAGTGGCtgataaaaagagaaaagaagaagaaaaagcagctgagaaaaagagaaaagaaaacgaaaaagcagctgagaaaaagaaaaaagaagacgaaAAGGCAGCTGAGAAAAGGCGCAAGGAACAGGAAGCGGCtgagaaaaagagaaaagaagaagaaaaagcagctgagaaaaagagaaaagaagaagaaaaagcagctgagaaaaagagaaaagaagaggaaaaggcagctgagaaaaagagaaaagaagacgaaaaggaagctgagaaaaagcgcaaagaagaggaagcagctgagaaaaagcgcaaagaagaggaaaaggaagctgagaaaaagcgcaaagaagaggaaagcaaaatggaccAGAATGTAGTGGATACACAAATGAACATGGGTGTAGATCAGCCTGGATTAAAGAGGCAAATTGGAGGACTCcctgaaaaagaagaagatgaatcATCCAGTACAGGGGAATAA